The genomic window atttatttaattaagcATTAACGTTAACCTGTTACTAATATTATACAATATGTTTTGAGAGTTCATTTAACTTATTGGCCTACTCTTTCTATTGTATTATTTCAATTCTGAGTACGGTCACTCTAATAGCTAAGAGTATGCCTATTCCGCCATCTAGTGGTTAACtagaataattgttttaaaatCATATAGACTCACCAGAACTGTTCTACACCTGCTGcagtttatatattttatctcgGTGCTTTTAATATTTTCCAAAATTATATCGACGGGAGAATTACAGGAAAATAATGAAGCCTTAATCATGGTGATATCGAATCTGTCTGTATGTACTTTTAATTTGAAGGATAAAAAGCCTGACCCGGAAAATAACCGGAAAAAGATAGCGCTTACAGGTAaatgtttatattgttgtttcttgtTGATAACTATCAAAAAATGATAAGTTAATCAAACCAACTGAGTTCGAGTGATGGCACTGTTCATCATGGATAGATAAGGGTACAAAACACCACAAGTTATATCTTTAGTAAGCCACGTCTGTCCTTCTAAAAGGAAACATGTTCCCCCTTAATGTTGTCCGTCAGACCGTTCCCGTGTCTGTTTCTCACAAGGTTCCTGCAACATCTCAGAAGCAGAAAATCGGAAAGTGCTGTTGAAGCTGCTGCGTGTATCGTCGTCTTGAGCCAATAGCTGTGTCAGATGCAAAAGAAAAACCCGTTTAGGAGAAGAACCAGAAACAGAACCTGAACCACCAGATAACCACCATGGCCGAGAACAAGGAACTGGAACTAGCCTTCAAAGCGGGCACAGGTTAGTTTCCATCTATCCTCGTTTCATTAGACTTAGATTTCAGATGTTTCTTAATTTCTGTGATGAGCATACTATAGAGACCTATCCTATACTATAGTAACGGTTTACAGAAAGAGAAATGTTTAACTTCTGAACCCTGCCCGTTAGCCACTTGGTGTATAAACCAAACATGTCCAGATGGGGTCGTAACACGAGGTTATCTCATCTTCTAGACCCTCAGCTCCCGCTGGCCTCGCTGCGTCTTCTTGTCCCTCCCCTCCGCTTGATGTCGGCGTGCATGTGGCGCGTTGCCCAGCAACGCAACGTACAGCAGTACGGGAAGCTGGCGGAGTTCGTCACCTTGGTAACGGAGATGGTTCCAGAACTTCTGACTCCCAGGCAGATGGCTGAGCTTGTATTGGGACTGCGGGCGAGGGTCGGTACCTTCACCTTCATGTGGTCTTTAACTATCATATTTAATTGGCAAGAATTGTTACTAAGGTATAGTTAAAAGGTCTGTCCGATAAAGGTGGGATAGGATTTGGGGTAACTTTGTGTAGCAGGGGTCAGAAGAAAAACACTATAATTTTGTCATCAGTTATGTATATTCTATTCGCTATGTTGTAAAAGAGGTGCACGACCGCAATGAGACTTAAAGAACAGATCAAACCTTTCATTTGGATCGAATGGGCCGAATGAGTTCATTTCATGGGCTCTTCTGAACTGCTCTCCAGCTCATCCTGGAGATGCTGCAGTGTGAGGAGCAGTCAGACAGTCCGGCGCTCCAGAAGCAGCTGAACAGCGTCCGCCTGCTGAAGACCAAGGGCCCAGGAGAAGAGGTAACGACCCTGCTGATTGGCtcagggttcaaacccagactaACCGGCTCATTGATGACCTCTGTCTGAAGTCAGTCAGGGTGGGGATGACATAGCTAAACTCAAAGGGTAAATAATTACGTTTTGCTGTTTCTTATTGCTGTAAATCAAATATGTGTCCAGATATAATGCTGCATAACAGAGCGAATCATGTGTGTCTCCTGCCGACAGCTCCCAgacggagaggtggaggagtcaAAGAAGGCGTTTGTAGAACTGGTCCAAAAATTGAGGGACAAACCAAGTGAAAAGAAAACTTTTTTCAAGGTAAGGGTTGATCTGTTATTGTTCTTTAAAGATCGTCCCTGCCAACATATCCACTTCATCGCCATCTGGTGGCTGTGGTTTTGATATACTTTTAATAAGACGTTGTCTTTATTTTTCCCTGCAGAAAGTCTTCCCGGAGCATTATGGATCCCGCTTCGACACGacgctgcaggtggtggtgtgggagtTCCTCTGTCggctggaggagctgctccCGGTGTCTGGGTTCTGtgaggtgggtgtgggggtgttggAGAGGAGACCTCCGCTTTAGTCCTCTTGTTTACCCCTGGCTCGTCAGATGAAGAGGCTGATTCAGACCAAAGGGCAGGTTCCAAGTCTGTTTCTTCCAAACCGACCAAAAAGTCTCCCGTTCAATACTCTGTTCTTGGGCTGACGCCGGAAACCCAAAGAAGCAGCTCAGACCTTCCGGAATCCTCTGCCTGACGACGCACATATAACAGTTTATCAGGACATGAGGAGGGCTTTCAGATACCTACCATGACCAAATCTCTCAATCAGTTATGGTTATTAAGTGTTTCGGTTTTCTTATAGTTGGCATTCACCAGCCGTTAGCAAACTGAAACACTGTTCCACAGCCAAATGTGGAAAAATGGAACGTACGGGTATTCAAATGCATATTTATTAAAATCACAAAAAGGTCAAATTAAATGTCACATCTTCAGTTTTACCAGAAAGCTAACTTTTatctcatgttttggagtcccGTTCAGCCCAGTAGAAGCAGTCATTGCCCTTTCTAATCATAGAAGCTGTCCTTCATTGTTCAGGTGGCCTCCAACTTCCACCTTGATTCCCTGGACCCCGATGCTCACCACTTTATCTCCGACCCTGAAGACTTTACTACTCTTCTGAAGCATCGACAAAAAGGCTGGAAGTTGAAGAAGAGTAAGATCCTGCTTTTGTTCGCTTTGACTTTGTTTGTGGACCATGCACACAATTTGCATTTCCTGTTGGTTCATTAGTTTTATCACTTGCTGAATTCTGTCATTTCCCTGAGATCTCgtttccttcctctcctcgtCTGCCTGCGTTAGGTTCCTCAGGTCTCCTTTCTAGGTCCTAGGACACTGGTTACCACCAATGAGGGCCTGAATCTCCCTGTTGCTATCCTTTTCGGTTCCTTAGGTCTTCTTCCTAGGACACTGGTTACCACCAATGAGGGCTGGCCTGGCGAaggccagacctcatctcaatcgaCATTGAGgagaggtctgggaaccacacattcattgTCTCCTATTGGAGGCGCAGTTTACAattgcccggagccgtttattgggcgaTACGAACGTCTATcatgagtctgtacgtagctcatagccaatcgtatCGATTATACCAGATGACGTATGCAGAGCGACAGGAAgtcgatgaggaagaagacgatgggtgtgtcgcGTAGACgccgtcatcgtcttgccgtccctccccgttctgtgattggttccccatctcaggcgaaaatcggatccatggaacCCAGGCCGCCTTTTCGCCTGAGatggggaaccaatcacagaacggggagggacggggcATAGCCGGGCTAAAGGAGGGGCCTGAAGGTCCCCGTTCCTAACGCCGCGCCTCTCCCCCCCAGACCCGCCGTCCTTCAGCTCCCGGGTGCTCCTGTCCTCTCTGGCCTCCAGGCGGCTCGGCCTCCGGGCTGAGGACTACTTCATCGAGGAGGGGGCAGCGAGGGAGAGCGTACCGGGGCTGGACCTCCGGGAGCAGGGTGAGGCAGACGCCCAGACTGGTCCCTGTGTTTCCGTAGGACTTGAACAAAAGGAGTGCGGCTTCATCAGCAGCCTCACGGTGTTGTGAGCGTGTGAGGCTGAGACGTTACACACCGGATGCTGTTCCTTATCGGACCACGTCCCGGTGAGTTCGTCCACGGTCTGTGGAGACGCACCCCCACCGGGCTGAAGCTGTGGCTGTGGTCTTTCCTCCACAGACGTCACGGCCGCCCAGCGCCCTCCACTCGATGGagacggcgaggaggaggaagatgatgaggaggaggaggaagaagaggaggaggaggaggaggaggaagaggaggagggggaggaagaggaggaggaggagggggagccggAGGAGCCAGAGGTCATCGGTTcctcccctcccgccccccccctcgccaGCGGCAGCccccctggctccgcccccgtgGCCACCCGGAGCCAGTCCTGCCCGTACTGCGGCCAGAGGTTCAGCAGCTGGGCGGACCTGCTGGGCCACCGCTGCAGCGTGCACGGCGCCATTGGGCGGGGCTTCCAGTGCGGCCGCTGCCAGAGACAGCTGTTCTCCCAGAAGGCCCTGACGCGGCACCTCATGGCGCACGCCACGGGGCCTGAAGGAGCGGGGCCTGAAGGGGCGGGGCTCgaaggggcggggccagggctgCAGTGCGAGCAGTGCCTGCGGCGGCTTGGCTCGGAGAACGCCCTGAGGTCGCACCTCCTGGCGCACGAGCAGCagaaggcggcggcggcgcggagCTTCCAGTGCGACCAGTGCCAGCGGCAGCTGGGCTCGGAGAAGGCCCTGAGGAAGCACCAGGCTACGCACGGGGTCAACCGCTCGGTGGTCTGCCCGCAGTGCAACAAGGTGCTGAAGTCGGTCCACTGGCTGAAGACGCACCTGCGCCTGCACACCGGGGAGAGGCCCTTCCCCTGCACCTTCTGCGGGAAGCGCTTCAAGGAGAAGGGCGTGCTCCGTGCGCACCTGAAGCTGCACGGCGCCGAGTACGCCTACCTCTGCAGCGAGTGCGGCAAGGGCTTCAACCACATGACGTCGCTGGTGCAGCACAACCGCATGCACAGCGGGGAGAAGCCCTTCCCCTGCAACGCGTGCAGCCGGCGGTTCGCCTCGTCGCAGCGGCGCCGCGTGCACCAGCTCATACACACGGGCGAGCGACCGCACCCCTGCACCCACTGCGACAAGAGGTTCCGGACGGGCAACTCCCTGACCAGGCACGTCCGCAcgcacaccggggagaagccgtaCCAGTGTCTGGTGTGCAGCAAGCGCTTCCAGCAGAGCTCCAACATGAAGATTCACATGCGCGTTCACACCAAAGAGAAGAAGAACGCTTGATGTGTTCCTGTTGGTCGGTGGCGGGCAGAAACAATCCCAGGGAGACGCGTTGGGTTCTTATGGTCTGTCCTGGACACGCCCACCCTGGCCACACATGGAGATTCTCAGCGGGTACTTTTGTGGATGACCATTTATTCtaataggattttt from Gadus macrocephalus chromosome 4, ASM3116895v1 includes these protein-coding regions:
- the LOC132455571 gene encoding zinc finger protein 397-like; protein product: MAENKELELAFKAGTDPQLPLASLRLLVPPLRLMSACMWRVAQQRNVQQYGKLAEFVTLVTEMVPELLTPRQMAELVLGLRARLILEMLQCEEQSDSPALQKQLNSVRLLKTKGPGEELPDGEVEESKKAFVELVQKLRDKPSEKKTFFKKVFPEHYGSRFDTTLQVVVWEFLCRLEELLPVSGFCEVASNFHLDSLDPDAHHFISDPEDFTTLLKHRQKGWKLKKNPPSFSSRVLLSSLASRRLGLRAEDYFIEEGAARESVPGLDLREQDVTAAQRPPLDGDGEEEEDDEEEEEEEEEEEEEEEEEGEEEEEEEGEPEEPEVIGSSPPAPPLASGSPPGSAPVATRSQSCPYCGQRFSSWADLLGHRCSVHGAIGRGFQCGRCQRQLFSQKALTRHLMAHATGPEGAGPEGAGLEGAGPGLQCEQCLRRLGSENALRSHLLAHEQQKAAAARSFQCDQCQRQLGSEKALRKHQATHGVNRSVVCPQCNKVLKSVHWLKTHLRLHTGERPFPCTFCGKRFKEKGVLRAHLKLHGAEYAYLCSECGKGFNHMTSLVQHNRMHSGEKPFPCNACSRRFASSQRRRVHQLIHTGERPHPCTHCDKRFRTGNSLTRHVRTHTGEKPYQCLVCSKRFQQSSNMKIHMRVHTKEKKNA